The Setaria viridis chromosome 6, Setaria_viridis_v4.0, whole genome shotgun sequence genome includes the window ATAGTCTTCGGAATGCTTGGGCACACACTGAGATGAACAGAGGAGGATGAGCTGGGCCGTCTCCTTCCTCTTGAGAGCATGAAAGCAGCTCAGCTGGATGGCCAGGTATCTCTGTCAGCGTTCCTAGGGATGATGGGTTCTGAGTTGTACCTGCACTGCACTCAGTTTTCTGACTCGTCGTGTAGCCTCGCCTTTAGCTTTGGATGCTCGTCTCTCTCCAACGGAATTAAACAGCTAAGAGTTGATACAACTTCGAAGGGGATGGTCCTCAAAGTACTCCGTCCGTCCGTTTCatattataagttgttttgatttttctaagtatatagttttcattatgcacttagataaatatttatataataAAAGTTATGTATAAAAAAATCAAACCAACTTACAATTTACATTTTGAAATGAAGATAGTAACAAACTAGTGTCGACTAGCAGGTTTTATGGTGCCCCAAGCAACAGGAAACCGAGGCAGCTGATGATTGATTGGAGTAGAGCCAAGGAAAAACCAATGGCAACTGTTGCCACCGCTGCGCCATTCATCTTGTACTGTAATAGTGGTAGCAGCATTTGGGCCACGTTTTTCCAAACTGGATTAGAGTACTAGACACAAGACCTTTTTCTCCAAAAAGTTTGCCTACCATTCAAGAAGAGGAGCAAGCAGTTCTTACATAACGATATTACAAGACATAATTGAATAAACTCCTCGTACCACTGAAGAAAAGAACTGAAACACACAAGTCTTCAAACATCATCTCCTCCTTAATTTCTTGCACCACCTGCACTGGCTCACATTGTCGGTCTTCAAACACCCTCTTCGGTTTCTTTCCTTCCACAGGTTCCATGCTACATACATGAGCAAGGCTGACTTCAGATGTTGTTCTTCCTGTCGTCCAAGCCGCACCATGTGACCGTCCAATCTTTGGTCAGAGAGGCAGCACATCCCATCGCCACTTCATGTCTTCATCCTCTCTGCAACCAAGGAGCAAGGCATTGCTACTGCCATTCAGACCTTCAGTAGTGACCCATTCACTGACATGCTATGCTACTGCCCAAGTTCAGTTCAGACGTGCAAACGCCCAGAACACCCAGGTAGCAGATTCACAGCAGCCAGATACAGGGCAGAGGTACCAACCCATTGCCCCCTTTGATGGATGGTTGGAGAGGCCATTACCAGCGACCACAACTGCAGGATTAGCTGTTGGCTGTTGCTTCCTGACCTCCCTTGACGCGCCAGCCACCAACCTGAAACTCTGCAATCATACAATCATCCATCCAATAACAGGATCACCTGTACATACCAATAGATCACACAGACAGCACAAATATCACCAATAAGCAGCAGATTCATTCAAATTAACCACAGCATCGTTTTGCTTTACCATAACACAACTAGGATACGACTGACTGACCGACTAGCTTGACACCATTTAAAGCCCAAACCGATAGGCAGTTTGGGGACCTAAGAGACTACGAAATGGTGACTAGGACTAGGAGTGACCAGACGACCTGCAACTGCTTGCAGGAAGATGGATCAcccgacaacaacaacactAAGACGATGACGACAGACTAAGGAAACAGAAAGGTGTCAGCTCATAATCTGCTGCAGCTGAGGAGCGCATCCGGCATGTTCTGAAGCTTGAGCGGTGTAGGCATCATCCCGAAATGCAGCTCCGTTCCCCAACTCGGGTTCACTTGAACCCCTGGATGTGCTTCTCCAGCTGCATCAGAAAACAAAATGTCAGTTCTATACATGATTTCAATTAATCATCACAGGGTATCAACATGTAATAGCCAAGAAGGCCATAATAAAGTACTTGTCATCTGTGCAGACTCTAGATAACAAGAAGCCAAAAAGATATCAACAGAAGCAAAACATGAGATCCATTCAGGCTAAGGAGCAACCAAGCTGGGACCTAGTAACTCTTGGGACTATATCATGGATTTATCCCAACATTAAACTAAGATTCAGATATGAAAATGTATCAGTCAAATAAATTGTAATACCTGAAGCATAGTCTGAAACTTGCCGCGCAGATCATAGAATTCAGTTCTTACCAAGTCCAAAGTCTTCAGGCATCTGGCAAGGAATATACTTCATCGGTAATTTATGAAAGAACATAGCTGGTAACAATGCACATAAATGCTCGTTGCAATGAAATTTCTTTTCACAGTAATAAACATGGGCCTCCAAAATTTCAAGTAATGTGAACAATAAGCTATTCAAGAGGGAGCTTTACTGCTCACCACGGACATACCTCCCTACCAAATAAATACTTGGATCAGGGGTACCAGATCTACAAAGAGCTGTTTATACCATAGGCAGTTATGTGAAGCAATCAAGCAAATGATTCCACCACAATCATCAACACACACAAGTAGTAATTGTCAAAATAAGAACTTTGTTTCAGAATATTGCAGGATGAAAGTCAAATGGATTGGCAGATTGGACAATCAACTAATGCAAGATTAATTTACTGGTTAGTTCTCCAAAATTAAAAGCAGATGGGAGAACTTATTACTACAATAGCACAGACCTGAATGCTACAGTATTTAGGGCATAGTTTAAGCCAGCCAGGCTATTCCATTTCAAATGCAGACAAGAACAAGTAAAGTAGCTATTAGCTGCAAAAACTGAACAAGAGCAATTGCTATCCTAACGCAACAATCTGAGCTGAAAATGAATGCCACAATAATTTAAGCGTACTGGAAAAGCACTCAGACCTGTATAAGAAGCCAATTGTTTTATTTTGAATGTACAAAAGTATGGCTGTCAAATTGCTACAATGAACTAAAAATTGAGCTGGTGCACTCACTTATAACCCTAACCCAGAAATCTGAGAAGACTCAGCCAATTTCTACTGCCTATTAAGGCTGAGCTAATTCAGTGCAAAAGTGATGACACAGTTTCAGCCACATAAAAATATACTACCGGCAACATCAATAATAGCGCTAACAAGTGACATTAATATATGCATACTTAAGTGTCAATAAAATAGTGGCAAAAAAATAGCAGTACATGCATATGATACTAGGTACTAACCCATCCCTGCTCTTGAGCTGGCAGACCTCCCTAAACTGAACACATGTATTTTTCACCTTCTGGGCGCCGACACTGAAATGGCAGATAAACAAATCAAGGACCCACAAAATTGATTCaataaaagaacaaaaaatgaCACACAACTCTCCTGcattgttcgagaaaaaaaagaacaaaaaataaaataccaAATTATCGCTCTTTGTATTCAGATCTGCAAGTTAATCAAATACATATTCTACACTGTGATCATCTATATCCAAGTTAACAAGCAAACCAAGTACAAGCCTCATAAAATTTGATAATTTTAGCAAACCAGATTCAATACTGAAAATTCCGAATTCTACAAACAGAGCTGAAATCACAATAAATTACTTTGTGAACCTTAATCCTATCTTCTAATTTTTTTCATGACACACTGTGATGCTATTGGAGCTATTCGATTAGTGAGCTGAATGGAGCATGTTTGTCAGATCTACCTCATGGAACACTATAACGACAAAATAAATGACAACCCTTCCCTAAACGGTTGCAAACGCAACTTAAAATAGAAAAAGTGACTAGTGCACACGATGGACAAAATTTGTCGGATCCACATCACGGAACACGACATTTATGAAATCAATGGCAACCGTTCCCAAACGGAATGTGGAAACTGATCCTTGAGTGATCCGATAAGTACGGAGAATAAATTGTGTATGCCAAATCAGTAACCTCACGACAAAAAATTAAATTCCCCCATTTTAAGGGCACCACATATGCGTTTCCCGTGCTAAATTTGCAGCACAACAAATAATTTCCTACAAGCACTACACATGCATTTCAGGAACAGGGTATGAACAAAGCATCACCGGATCTATGCCATGGAACGCTACAACGACAAAATAGGTGACAACCCCTTCCATAAACGGATACTAAACACAGCTTAAAATAGGAAATGCGAAGCTTTCCTCTTTGAGGCATGGCTAGTGCACACGATGGACGACATATGTCGGATCCATATCACGGAACATGACATTTATGAAATCAACAGCAACAGATCCCAAACTGATCTTTGAGTGGTCCGATCAGTACGGAGAATTAATTGTGTATGCCAGATCAATCACCTCacaacacaaatttaaattccCCCATACCCGTTTCCCGTGCTAAAATTGCAGCACAACAAATAACTTCCTACAAGCACTACACATGCATTTCAGGAACAGGGTATGAACAAAGCATCACCTAGCACTGCTACCCTTGAGCTGATGCACAAACGCGTCGACCCTGTCAAAATCCACAGTGGGCTTCTCCCTGCACAGGCACAGAAACACGAAATTACACGAATCAGAGTCAATCCAGGTTCCCCCAAGGCAACGATCCGATCACAGATATGAAAAGGCAAGTGAGGAACCAAACCAAACTTACAGCAGCTTGGCGAGCTCGCCGATGATGCGCTCGCCGTCCTGGCAGAAGAGTGTGACCACCTCGGAGACGAAGTCCGGGGCGCTGGGGTCCTGGAGCATCTGCAGCTGCTGGAACTGCTCGTCCAGCAAACCCTAGCACCAAAGCAAAGCACAATCTCGTCAGCCACCGCCGGAATTCCGCACAAATAGCGCCGAAATACAAAAATTCAGCGGTCATGCGGCAGAGGAAGCCCCTTACCGTGGCGAACATGTTGTTGAGGAGGGCGG containing:
- the LOC117862065 gene encoding histidine-containing phosphotransfer protein 1; the protein is MDAATQLTALLNNMFATGLLDEQFQQLQMLQDPSAPDFVSEVVTLFCQDGERIIGELAKLLEKPTVDFDRVDAFVHQLKGSSASVGAQKVKNTCVQFREVCQLKSRDGCLKTLDLVRTEFYDLRGKFQTMLQLEKHIQGFK